One stretch of Podospora pseudoanserina strain CBS 124.78 chromosome 4, whole genome shotgun sequence DNA includes these proteins:
- a CDS encoding hypothetical protein (EggNog:ENOG503P7HE) codes for MVNLQLNVSSSSALRLARLKDIPQIGMIAASSFFYSSWFTYERSHHGKYPTDTLSSYRNSFRNAILDPDSIVLVVQDNLDQSESKHVHEALAGVYPPFEEQIPRDSLNKGKAVVSVATLPLLPGSLRHGQFQPNGTVHQTLTIRF; via the exons ATGGTCAACCTCCAACTCAATgtttccagctcctccgccctTCGCCTTGCCCGCCTTAAAGACATCCCCCAAATTGGCATGATCGCAgcctcatccttcttctaTTCCTCATGGTTCACTTATGAGAGATCTCATCACGGCAAGTATCCCACAGACACCCTCTCAAGCTACCGTAATTCCTTTCGCAATGCCATCCTCGACCCTGACTCCATAGTCCTAGTCGTACAAGACAATCTTGACCAATCTGAAAGCAAACACGTGCATGAAGCGTTGGCTGGGGTATATCCTCCGTTTGAGGAGCAAATTCCGCGAGACTCTCTCAACAAGGGGAAGGCCGTTGTATCAGTTGCAACCTTGCCCCTACTGCCAGGCTCCCTGCGTCATGGGCAGTTCCAACCCAACG GGACGGTCCACCAAACACTGACGATCCGGTTTTGA
- a CDS encoding hypothetical protein (COG:S; EggNog:ENOG503P2TX) has protein sequence MMRLRPLVSAPIMSAWRQQTLPCAARQFSASVKPGTSISEVITKDHRELEQYYNEVINSNDPDHQQRFGNQFTWELARHSVAEELIVYPAFESHMGDKGHAMAEDDRKQHHRVKELLKEFQNMKAESADYVPKLKELWSVLSQHIKEEEENDLPALEAALQSAKGESEGMAKKFGLTKAFVPSRSHPSAGENPYFESAMGMLAAPIDHIADIFRKFPGNTKSPNPSTK, from the exons ATGATGCGTCTACGCCCTCTCGTATCAGCCCCTATCATGAGCGCCTGGAGGCAACAAACCCTCCCATGTGCGGCTCGTCAGTTCTCAGCCTCCGTCAAGCCCGGCACATCCATCTCCGAAGTCATCACCAAAGACCACCGAGAGCTCGAGCAGTACTACAACGAAGTCATCAACTCCAATGACCCCGATCACCAACAGCGCTTTGGCAACCAGTTCACTTGGGAGCTGGCGCGCCACTCGGTCGCCGAAGAGCTGATTGTCTATCCCGCTTTTGAGTCTCATATGGGCGACAAGGGCCACGCCATGGCCGAGGATGACCGCAAGCAACATCACAGA GTAAAAGAGCTCCTCAAGGAATTCCAGAACATGAAGGCCGAGTCGGCAGACTATGTCCccaagctgaaggagcttTGGTCGGTCTTGTCGCAGCacatcaaggaggaggaggagaatgacCTGCCGGCGCTCGAGGCGGCGTTGCAGTCGGCCAAGGGCGAGTCGGAGGGCATGGCGAAGAAGTTTGGTCTCACCAAGGCGTTCGttccatcaagaagccaccCAAGTGCGGGGGAGAACCCTTATTTCGAGTCGGCCATGGGAATGTTGGCTGCGCCTATTGACCACATTGCGGATATCTTTAGGAAGTTTCCTGGGAACACCAAgtcccccaacccatctaCCAAGTAG
- a CDS encoding hypothetical protein (COG:O; EggNog:ENOG503P0PR), which produces MRLAAFLSLAVAAAAVNVSNSDPFEQWHGPKAGDVRGPCPFLNTFANHGFLPRTGKYITLDDLTNGLFNAVNFDANISAFLFDFAISTNPEPNSSWFSLDHLTRHNVLEHDASLSRVDAFHGHADIFNQEAFDETRSHWGDIVNVESGAAAIVARMKTCKSTNPQYSLSQLGEAFILGETAAFISILGDAEALTVEKTRVEYLFQNERLPTELGWKRPEAQFTTDILVRNLQAVAVEYQKRLNSTVLRKRGVDYAERLMNGRARVF; this is translated from the exons ATGAGACTTGCagcctttctttctttggcGGTGGCCGCTGCAGCTGTCAATGTGTCCAACAGCGACCCCTTTGAGCAATGGCATGGGCCTAAGGCAGGCGATG TCCGTGGGCCATGCCCATTCCTAAACACCTTTGCCAACCACGGCTTCCTCCCTCGTACCGGCAAATACATCACCCTCGATGACCTCACCAACGGCCTCTTCAACGCTGTCAACTTCGACGCCAACATCTCCGCTTTCCTCTTTGACTTCGCCATCAGCACGAACCCGGAGCCGAACTCTAGCTGGTTCTCTCTTGACCACTTGACCCGCCACAACGTGCTGGAGCATGATGCCAGTCTCTC TCGCGTCGACGCCTTCCACGGCCACGCCGACATTTTCAACCAGGAAGCCTTTGACGAAACCCGCTCCCACTGGGGCGACATCGTGAATGTCGAGAGCGGTGCCGCTGCCATCGTCGCTCGCATGAAGACATGCAAATCAACCAATCCTCAatactccctctcccaacttGGCGAGGCTTTCATCCTCGGCGAGACAGCCGCgttcatctccatcctcggAGACGCTGAGGCCCTCACTGTCGAGAAGACGCGTGTGGAATACCTTTTCC AAAACGAGCGTCTCCCGACCGAACTTGGCTGGAAGAGACCCGAGGCTCAGTTCACGACCGATATTCTGGTGCGGAACCTGCAGGCGGTGGCTGTCGAGTATCAGAAGAGGCTGAACTCGACTgtcttgaggaagaggggggtggattATGCTGAGCGGTTGATGAATGGTAGGGCGAGGGTGTTCTAG
- a CDS encoding hypothetical protein (EggNog:ENOG503NUTE; COG:Q) produces MVAENMTARLAEMALGHGDQNRAAHTDISNPDRDGGRYTDDSGAKMKALAWMGKNDVRVIETSKPKIVDDHDVILKVTGSTVCGSDVHLMHGVVVQVEKGDILGHEFCGVVESVGPSITKLAVGDRVVNSFCISCGECSYCKDKLPTACEKTNASTLHAKLYGGRMGGIFGYSHLTGGYAGGQAEYVRIPLAENNLLKIPDNVPDEKALYLSDVLPTSYHSVVYTGVNEGDTVAIWGLGPIGFMACFWAKKKGATRVIGIDSNWRTEYAKYKIPGLETINYATLESGQTVPTKIHEMVPGGVDVSIDASGGEYAKGWAHKLEMAIGAEQDTSEMINECLYATKKFGRVGIIGDYVGFTNHFNVGALMELGIYLIGCGQAPVQRYWEELLEMVEKGEIDPSIMLTHRFKIDDIAKAYKLQEKREEGLVKCFVETRFSAPRAEGTPELTSL; encoded by the exons ATGGTTGCAGAGAACATGACGGCCAGGCTGGCCGAGATGGCCCTCGGACACGGTGACCAAAACCGTGCGGCTCACACCGATATCTCTAACCCTGACCGCGACGGCGGCCGGTACACGGACGACAGCGGCGCGAAGATGAAAGCCCTCGCTTGGATGGGCAAGAACGACGTACGAGTCATCGAGACGTCCAAGCCCAAGATCGTCGACGACCACGATGTCATCCTCAAGGTCACTGGTTCCACCGTCTGCGGCAGCGACGTACACCTGATGCATGGAGTGGTGGTGCAGGTCGAAAAGGGCGATATTCTGGGACACGAGTTCTGCGGCGTTGTCGAGTCGGTGGGACCGTCGATCACCAAGCTCGCTGTTGGTGATCGGGTGGTGAACAGCTTTTGCATCTCTTGCGGCGAGTGTAGTTACTGCAAGGACAAGCTCCCTACTGCATGCGAAAAGACGAATGCCTCAACTCTTCACGCCAAGCTTTATGGCGGGCGCATGGGCGGCATCTTTGGTTACTCACACTTGACGGGGGGGTATGCGGGCGGACAGGCCGAGTACGTCAGGATCCCGCTGGCTGAGAACAACCTCCTAAAGATCCCTGACAACGTCCCGGATGAAAAGGCACTGTATCTCTCTGATGTGCTGCCCACTTCGTACCACAGCGTGGTCTACACCGGCGTCAACGAGGGAGACACAGTCGCCATCTGGGGCCTCGGTCCCATCGGCTTCATGGCGTGCTTTtgggcaaagaagaagggtgcGACACGTGTTATTGGTATCGACAGCAACTGGCGGACCGAGTACGCAAAGTACAAGATCCCGGGGCTAGAGACCATCAACTATGCAACATTGGAGTCTGGACAGACAGTGCCGACAAAGATACACGAAATGGTGCctgggggtgttgatgtcaGCATTGATGCGAGCGGAGGAGAGTACGCCAAAGGATGGGCGCACaagctggagatggcgaTTGGGGCGGAGCAGGATACAAGCGAGATGATCAATGAATGTCTGTACGCGACCAAGAAGTTTGGGAGAGTCGGCATCATTGGTGATTACGTCGGGTTCACTAACCATTTCAACGTCGGTGCGCTAATGGAGCTTGGTATTTACTTGATCGGGTGTGGACAGGCTCCGGTGCAGAGAT ATTGGgaggagcttctcgagatgGTTGAAAAAGGAGAGATCGATCCCTCCATCATGTTGACGCATCGGTTCAAGATTGATGATATAGCAAAGGCATATAAGttgcaggagaagagggaggagggtctgGTGAAATGTTTTGTCGAGACGAGGTTCTCTGCCCCGCGTGCTGAAGGGACTCCGGAGCTCACGAGTTTGTAG
- a CDS encoding hypothetical protein (COG:S; EggNog:ENOG503P04U) — translation MSTAHLLRASDLRDKVFGVHGLAAKGEGSRFTQPNYSKNTNEVYLDAALRMIEEGGLFELLSHAGTGCIDVNALQCPQSWVPDWSLARHAEPLGCISGQPPYRAGGTPNVLDLPSFANGPLVLRGAELDLVAELAPPHAP, via the coding sequence ATGTCGACGGCCCATCTACTCAGAGCAAGTGATCTGCGGGACAAGGTTTTTGGAGTCCATGGGCTCGCCGCCAAAGGCGAAGGCAGTCGTTTCACGCAACCCAACTACTCCAAGAACACCAATGAGGTGTATTTGGATGCTGCACTGCGAATGATTGAAGAGGGTGGTCTTTTCGAGCTGTTGTCACATGCAGGGACAGGGTGCATCGATGTCAATGCATTACAATGTCCTCAATCGTGGGTACCGGACTGGAGCCTTGCTCGTCATGCTGAACCCCTTGGGTGCATCTCTGGTCAACCCCCTTACCGCGCGGGTGGGACTCCCAACGTTCTGGATCTCCCCTCGTTTGCTAACGGTCCTTTGGTTCTTCGAGGAGCGGAACTGGACCTCGTCGCCGAGCTTGCGCCACCTCACGCCCCTTGA
- a CDS encoding hypothetical protein (COG:S; EggNog:ENOG503P04U): MSCNLFEGELKSAPPFEAISYRWAQAERDDGEHIIVSDCTLRVAPNVFELLGDLRFTLLPRLIWIDSICIDQLSENEKSYQVYLIGDIDSSASLVTIWLGSPSREMSWTTLNRVIRWLPKRITEVDSFDRILKSVLATLAFRLIDQLRINTSFTRDNLKAYREAGKYRFTAC, encoded by the coding sequence ATGTCATGCAATTTGTTCGAAGGTGAGCTCAAATCGGCCCCACCTTTTGAGGCGATCTCATACAGATGGGCCCAAGCCGAGAGAGATGACGGCGAGCACATAATCGTCAGTGACTGCACATTGCGCGTCGCGCCCAATgtctttgagcttcttggagaCCTCCGATTTACTCTCCTCCCGCGATTGATCTGGATAGACTCAATCTGCATTGACCAGCTCTCGGAAAACGAAAAGTCGTACCAGGTGTACTTGATAGGAGATATTGACTCATCCGCATCCCTGGTCACCATCTGGCTTGGCTCACCTTCGAGAGAGATGAGCTGGACAACGCTGAACCGGGTCATTCGCTGGTTGCCGAAGCGGATCACGGAAGTTGATTCTTTCGACAGGATACTAAAGAGTGTCTTGGCCACCCTTGCCTTCCGCCTGATTGACCAGCTTCGCATCAACACTTCGTTTACAAGGGACAATCTCAAGGCATATCGGGAGGCGGGCAAGTATCGCTTCACTGCCTGCTGA
- a CDS encoding hypothetical protein (COG:S; EggNog:ENOG503P04U): protein MRLLNTRTLAFKQFFGRRPPYAILSHTWDGEEVSHQDVRDQIPSLQSKQGYRKLQESCRIAAEQRLDWAWVDTCCIDKMNNAELTESINSMFRWYQQAAACFVYLSDLPATGELKTNLPNCRWFRRGWTLQELLAPEKVQFYDKDWNLRGAKDGLIVKLESITGIPADILTGHASIRQISIADRMSWAANRQTTRPEDVAYCLLGIFDVNLPMIYGEGENAFRRLQEEIIRKSNDMTIFAWQKSNKHVTSSLGSTTPHRSGSPLLATSPDDFTRHNKNETISILSVRNAAMSASINPEYIVTNKGLRITSSLLRLTQEDIGKPDQGLHYFLGLGEIKPRSSPPGQRGRMMGITLNKNGPDFFVRRNCPLRVLSEPEGSVLLTTCRRSFYIQLDDTATQPLNITSPVDAIAFPLQHLTTTTDPRAPEKITVWPGRARPESHWDETRRLFFRSNKRLLVLAISAFAIFQDGTRVELLMLVDQRAKRPAVQLFLQEKEAELYEWFLGRTEASDIHYWEQLPGELWRKASPWPGSQVEVVVGGGRRYVMSAWIQETDDPEAAALHQVVFRAERAGGVTDEIRAKL from the coding sequence ATGCGTCTCCTCAATACCCGAACCCTCGCCTTCAAGCAGTTCTTTGGCCGCCGGCCGCCCTACGCCATCTTGTCGCACACTTGGGACGGAGAAGAAGTCTCACATCAAGATGTCCGGGACCAAATACCTTCGCTGCAGTCGAAACAAGGATACCGAAAATTACAGGAGTCCTGCAGGATAGCAGCCGAACAGCGGCTCGACTGGGCATGGGTCGACACTTGCTGCATCGACAAGATGAACAATGCCGAACTGACAGAAAGCATCAACTCCATGTTCCGCTGGTATCAACAGGCCGCCGCCTGCTTCGTGTACCTTTCCGATCTTCCCGCCACCGGAGAGCTAAAGACCAATCTTCCAAACTGTCGATGGTTCCGTCGTGGTTGGACCCTACAGGAGCTGCTCGCCCCAGAGAAAGTGCAGTTCTACGACAAGGACTGGAACCTGCGAGGCGCCAAAGACGGTCTTATCGTCAAGCTCGAATCCATCACCGGCATCCCAGCCGACATCCTCACAGGCCATGCCTCCATCCGCCAAATATCCATCGCAGACCGCATGTCCTGGGCCGCAAACCGGCAGACCACCCGCCCCGAAGATGTCGCGTACTGTCTGCTCGGGATCTTCGACGTCAACCTCCCTATGATCTACGGCGAGGGCGAAAATGCCTTTCGACGCCTCCAAGAGGAAATTATCCGCAAAAGCAACGACATGACCATCTTTGCTTGGCAGAAAAGTAACAAACATGTCACTTCTTCTCTAggttcaacaacaccgcACAGGTCCGGATCCCCCTTActcgccacctccccagACGACTTCACCCGCCACAACAAAAACGAaaccatctccatcctcagCGTCCGCAACGCCGCCATGAGCGcctccatcaacccagaGTacatcgtcaccaacaaaGGCCTGCgtatcacctcctccctcctccgtctaACACAAGAAGACATCGGCAAACCAGACCAAGGCCTGCATTATTTCCTCGGTCTAGGGGAGATAAAACCCCGATCCAGCCCGCCCGGCCAACGAGGAAGAATGATGGGAATCACCCTCAACAAAAACGGCCCCGACTTCTTCGTCCGCAGAAACTGCCCCTTACGAGTGCTATCCGAGCCAGAAGGTTCTGTTCTGCTGACAACCTGCAGAAGAAGCTTTTATATCCAGCTGGACGATACCGCTACCCAACCACTGAATATAACCTCACCGGTGGATGCAATCGCCTTTCCACTCCAacatctcaccaccaccacagaccCCCGGGCCCCAGAGAAAATCACGGTCTGGCCGGGAAGAGCTCGGCCAGAGAGCCACTGGGACGAAACCCGGCGTTTGTTCTTCCGTTCCAACAAACGGTTGCTAGTACTGGCGATATCAGCCTTTGCCATCTTCCAAGATGGTACAAGGGTGGAGTTGCTGATGTTGGTTGACCAGCGCGCCAAGAGGCCCGCTGTGCAGCTTTTTTtgcaggagaaggaagcggAGTTGTATGAGTGGTTTCTTGGACGGACGGAGGCGAGCGATATTCATTATTGGGAGCAGCTGCCTGGGGAGTTGTGGAGGAAGGCGTCGCCTTGGCCGGGGAGtcaggttgaggttgttgtgggtgggggaaggaggtATGTGATGTCGGCGTGGATACAGGAGACTGATGATCcagaggcggcggcgttgCATCAGGTTGTGTTTAGAGCTGAAAGGGCAGGCGGTGTGACGGACGAAATCCGGGCGAAGTTGTAG
- a CDS encoding hypothetical protein (COG:S; EggNog:ENOG503PC2H) → MAIATSHMNAESSYSRSTMRQSNHSSSRPLCGICREISLDQMGVSDDRKMQRHQPTYLALKQSMDHGCVLCRFIWHALGQSNSREGDRGSDVLAHVSEKYPGREISLVVWPGVTPTGYLDRIQIITSGEIPDADTDDEDGDDGPADPSMHPDHQFALSGVLDIFAYADDPAANHGGVTGRPLPMTDGSSNDDFAFATQCLQKCLSNHSGCGRRDEIPRLPTRVLDLGPFDGSRVPYLLHTAGRQGQYSALSHCWGGHVPITTTSDNIEEHTKAISNLPPTFRDAARISRRLGIRYLWIDSLCILQDSKEDWEKESAMMGEIYKHSVLTIAARAARNARDGCFITRHRDVPACRLEYRSPDDQLVGSIYVRDPTFEIERLTQTPLDSRGWVLQEKLLSPRILYYGAQQLYWECRHTSIRQDGKYHYIQQDAVQPAMWKERMDIFAPYQSVYPNFNRIPPDWTEAKHELAARMRQWYNLVEEYSGRQLSFHTDKLPAIAGIAKEWAKSVDLFYIAGLWREDILAGLLWYGGKTATNPPASSTLPSWSWARYSGKVSFWAARDSTFGFSDYSCEFVDLSFRASGALGNYGDVVGAKLELRGRILPVRHATRISLGKNFIVGPNIFGYGGEQIGVATFDVAPSTFDALFVLLVYAGVGNVGYGAYYAAGLLILPVPTEQGTFMRVGYVNMEKGHGEGWWDTRSAADYFEHIPTRTLFLI, encoded by the exons ATGGCGATAGCAACGAGCCACATGAACGCTGAAAGCTCATACTCACGATCAACAATGAGACAGTCGAATCATTCCAGCTCCCGGCCTCTTTGCGGGATATGTCGAGAAATATCACTGGATCAAATGGGCGTGTCGGATGACCGCAAGATGCAGCGTCACCAGCCTACCTACCTCGCCCTGAAACAATCCATGGACCATGGATGTGTGCTTTGTCGCTTTATCTGGCACGCCCTGGGGCAAAGCAATTCGCGAGAGGGGGACCGAGGAAGTGACGTTCTAGCTCACGTGTCCGAGAAATATCCCGGCAGAGAGATCTCTCTTGTCGTTTGGCCGGGCGTTACCCCAACAGGATATTTGGATCGCATCCAGATCATCACATCTGGGGAGATCCCTGATGCGGATActgacgatgaggatggtgatgatgggccCGCTGATCCGAGCATGCACCCCGACCATCAGTTCGCTTTGTCTGGGGTGCTTGACATTTTCGCATATGCAG ATGACCCTGCTGCGAACCACGGTGGTGTCACTGGTCGACCGTTGCCGATGACAGACGGCAGTTCAAACGATGACTTTGCGTTTGCCACTCAATGTCTTCAAAAATGTCTGAGCAATCACTCCGGGTGTGGTCGACGAGACGAGATTCCACGTCTCCCTACTCGAGTTCTTGACCTCGGACCATTTGATGGTTCTCGGGTGCCTTACCTGCTACATACTGCTGGTCGACAGGGTCAATATAGCGCATTGAGCCATTGTTGGGGTGGCCATGTGCCAATTACAACGACGAGTGACAATATTGAGGAACATACGAAAGCCATTTCCAACCTGCCTCCGACCTTCAGAGATGCAGCCCGTATTTCGCGGAGGCTAGGAATTCGATATCTGTGGATTGACTCGTTGTGCATTCTCCAAGACTCCAAAGAGGACTGGGAGAAGGAATCAGCCATGATGGGAGAGATTTACAAACACAGCGTGCTGACAATAGCCGCAAGAGCAGCCAGAAATGCCCGGGATGGCTGTTTCATCACAAGACACCGTGATGTCCCAGCATGTCGACTCGAGTACCGAAGCCCGGACGATCAGTTGGTGGGCAGCATCTACGTTCGGGATCCCACATTCGAAATTGAACGTCTGACACAGACACCCCTTGACAGCCGTGGTTGGGTACTGCAGGAAAAGCTCCTGTCGCCTCGCATACTTTACTACGGAGCTCAGCAGCTGTACTGGGAGTGCAGACATACCTCGATCCGCCAAGATGGGAAATACCATTACATCCAACAAGACGCTGTGCAACCTGCCATGTGGAAGGAAAGGATGGACATATTTGCGCCATACCAGTCCGTAtaccccaacttcaacagAATACCACCAGACTGGACCGAAGCAAAGCATGAGCTCGCAGCGAGGATGAGACAGTGGTACAATTTAGTTGAGGAGTACAGCGGGCGCCAGCTCTCTTTTCATACCGACAAGCTGCCTGCCATAGCTGGCATTGCCAAGGAATGGGCCAAGTCTGTTGACTTGTTTTACATTGCTGGACTCTGGCGAGAGGACATTCTGGCGGGACTTCTCTGGTACGGAGGGAAAACGGCAACGAATCCCCCGGCCTCGAGTACACTGCCGTCCTGGTCTTGGGCGCGCTACAGTGGCAAGGTCAGCTTTTGGGCCGCTCGCGATTCCACCTTTGGGTTTTCGGATTACTCTTGTGAGTTTGTCGACCTGTCTTTCCGTGCGAGTGGTGCACTGGGAAACTACGGCGATGTAGTGGGAGCAAAGCTGGAGCTACGAGGGCGTATTCTTCCTGTGCGTCACGCGACGAGAATAAGTCTGGGGAAGAACTTCATTGTTGGACCGAATATCTTTGGTTATGGTGGGGAGCAGATTGGGGTGGCCACTTTTGATGTCGCCCCCTCAACATTCGATGCGCTATTTGTTCTGCTTGTCTATGCTGGTGTCGGCAACGTAGGATATGGCGCTTATTATGCAGCAGGTCTACTCATCTTGCCTGTGCCGACAGAGCAGGGCACTTTTATGAGGGTGGGCTATGTCAATATGGAGAAGGGACATGGAGAGGGCTGGTGGGACACAAGATCGGCGGCTGATTATTTTGAGCATATCCCGACGAGGACGTTGTTCTTGATATAG